In Aliamphritea ceti, a single window of DNA contains:
- a CDS encoding glutathione S-transferase family protein has translation MSAQVHILGPQFSTFVRSVCLACEEKGISYRYGLKPDGKEVEYKGPSHLALHPFGKIPALLHDSQTVFETASICRYLDAAFPGPALQPEDLAERANVDQWSAALSCYVDQALVRNYLLEFAFPKGDDGSIRMDKVAEHQPAAIDMLALLEQQLGDNAFFCGDQYSMADAILTPMIDYLSGLPHASELFANVPNLTAWIRRMQTRESGKKVLISKG, from the coding sequence ATGTCTGCTCAGGTTCATATTCTTGGTCCCCAGTTCAGCACATTTGTACGCAGTGTATGCCTGGCCTGTGAAGAAAAAGGCATCAGCTACCGCTACGGTTTAAAACCGGACGGCAAAGAAGTTGAGTATAAAGGCCCTTCTCATCTTGCATTACATCCTTTCGGTAAGATTCCAGCACTGCTACATGACAGTCAGACTGTTTTTGAAACAGCTTCAATCTGCCGTTATCTGGACGCAGCATTTCCGGGCCCGGCGCTTCAGCCTGAAGATCTGGCTGAGCGGGCCAATGTTGATCAGTGGTCAGCCGCATTAAGCTGCTATGTGGATCAGGCTCTGGTTCGCAACTATTTACTGGAATTTGCCTTTCCTAAAGGTGACGATGGCAGTATCAGAATGGATAAAGTAGCGGAACATCAACCAGCAGCCATTGATATGCTAGCACTGTTGGAACAGCAACTGGGCGATAATGCTTTCTTTTGTGGTGACCAGTACAGTATGGCGGATGCGATTCTTACGCCAATGATCGACTATCTTTCAGGCCTGCCCCATGCCAGTGAGCTCTTTGCAAATGTACCCAATCTGACAGCCTGGATCAGGCGGATGCAGACCCGTGAATCAGGCAAGAAAGTACTGATTTCCAAGGGATAA
- a CDS encoding TetR/AcrR family transcriptional regulator, which yields MAWQKDHKQKTRDRILSSGAKLFTLKGFQKVGINDVMADAGLTRGAFYSHFSSKAELYAESMRAAGKRRASSILNRSPEDSAKALQALVNGYLSEGHRKSEEGGCPLAFLVTDIAQQDQQVRDVYTEVFRGFMGMLGSRLGYADADSAESEACQTEVMQKTVMMVGGMAIARALNDDELADQLLQACRIGMLSDAGI from the coding sequence ATGGCCTGGCAAAAAGATCACAAGCAAAAGACCCGTGACAGAATTCTAAGTAGCGGCGCTAAGCTATTCACGTTAAAAGGATTTCAGAAGGTAGGCATCAATGACGTAATGGCTGATGCCGGCCTGACTCGCGGTGCTTTCTATAGTCATTTTTCTTCCAAAGCTGAACTGTATGCAGAATCTATGCGAGCTGCAGGTAAACGCCGTGCTTCAAGTATTCTGAACCGTTCACCTGAAGACAGCGCTAAAGCGTTGCAGGCGCTGGTGAATGGCTATTTAAGTGAGGGTCATCGTAAGAGTGAAGAAGGGGGCTGCCCGCTGGCGTTTCTGGTAACTGATATTGCGCAGCAGGATCAGCAGGTAAGAGATGTGTATACCGAAGTATTCCGTGGTTTTATGGGCATGTTAGGTTCGAGGCTGGGGTATGCAGATGCTGACAGTGCCGAGTCAGAAGCATGTCAGACTGAAGTTATGCAAAAGACAGTGATGATGGTGGGTGGGATGGCTATCGCCAGAGCCCTGAATGATGATGAACTCGCGGATCAGCTATTGCAGGCTTGTCGGATTGGTATGCTCAGCGATGCAGGAATATAA
- a CDS encoding TRAP transporter large permease, producing the protein MATLSISLLLIITLLLIGMPVAYVFGVGAISFVLLTGKSMSYLVPHAFWQLGSFALLSLPLFIIAGALMGASRISDRLVRFVNAFVGPIRGGLGAVTIVTCALFGAIAGSGASAIAAIGSIMIPKMTEQGYPRGYATALVGCSSVLALLIPPSVPMIIFALTGGLSVAAAFLSTIIPGVAIALIYCLINYLYLKRKDIKVEKKVSFPERTKVITLASKEASWAILMPVIMLGGIYGGIFTPTEAAAVALVYTLPVGFFIYKGLNMQTAGKAILHGAISTGSIIAMIFFLFVMSRVMIMEQVPQQLSDFMIGLSDNKIIILLLINVILIGIGMLVDDVSGSILASIILMPVAMNLGVHPIHFAAIVGTNLGLGNITPPCAPLLYMAGSVGKAQFNEYLKPTLMFIVLGHLPVVLAVTFIPDLALFLPRLLMNIQ; encoded by the coding sequence ATGGCTACCTTAAGTATTTCCCTGTTACTCATCATTACTCTGCTGTTAATCGGTATGCCAGTCGCTTACGTATTTGGCGTAGGCGCAATAAGCTTTGTATTACTCACGGGTAAAAGCATGAGTTATCTGGTACCCCATGCCTTCTGGCAACTGGGTAGCTTTGCTCTGTTATCGCTACCGCTATTTATTATCGCCGGCGCATTAATGGGTGCCAGTCGCATTTCCGACCGGCTAGTCCGTTTCGTTAATGCCTTTGTGGGTCCAATTCGCGGAGGGTTGGGCGCAGTAACAATCGTCACTTGCGCACTTTTTGGTGCCATTGCCGGTTCCGGTGCTTCTGCCATTGCGGCCATCGGTTCAATCATGATTCCCAAGATGACTGAACAGGGCTACCCAAGAGGCTACGCTACCGCACTGGTGGGCTGTTCTTCAGTGCTTGCGCTGTTAATCCCGCCGAGTGTGCCAATGATTATCTTTGCACTGACTGGCGGCCTTTCGGTAGCAGCGGCATTTCTTTCAACCATAATTCCCGGCGTCGCTATCGCCCTGATTTACTGCCTGATCAACTATTTATATCTGAAACGTAAAGACATTAAGGTTGAAAAAAAGGTCAGTTTCCCGGAACGCACCAAAGTCATAACTCTCGCCAGTAAAGAAGCCAGCTGGGCAATTCTGATGCCTGTTATCATGCTCGGTGGTATTTACGGCGGCATTTTTACGCCAACCGAAGCTGCAGCGGTCGCACTGGTTTACACCCTGCCGGTTGGTTTTTTTATTTACAAAGGGCTGAACATGCAAACCGCCGGCAAGGCTATTTTGCATGGTGCGATCAGTACCGGCTCTATCATCGCGATGATCTTCTTCCTGTTCGTCATGAGCCGGGTGATGATTATGGAACAGGTGCCGCAGCAATTATCCGACTTCATGATTGGGCTGTCTGACAACAAGATCATCATACTTTTGCTGATTAACGTGATTCTGATTGGAATTGGCATGCTGGTGGATGATGTCTCTGGCAGCATTCTGGCATCTATTATTCTGATGCCTGTTGCGATGAACCTGGGTGTACACCCGATTCATTTTGCAGCCATAGTTGGTACAAACCTGGGATTAGGCAACATTACCCCACCCTGCGCCCCCTTACTTTATATGGCAGGCTCGGTTGGAAAGGCGCAGTTTAATGAATACCTGAAACCCACGCTGATGTTCATTGTATTGGGGCATCTGCCAGTGGTGCTGGCGGTAACCTTTATACCTGATCTGGCGCTGTTCCTCCCGCGCCTGTTGATGAATATTCAGTGA
- a CDS encoding TRAP transporter small permease → MLNFLSRLDAGFARLSRLLLIFLCLFLTGLMATAVFLRYVLDQAFPAIEEISILTGLWLYFISMVLVTRERGHLTGGIIELLNLSPKQRTFIKVFNDFIGLAVICFFGFYAAKYLLFVMKINRASTNLSWPTSLWVSAAVAGFALMTAYKMRDLFSHSNTYSQYDNKSLHSQDAVLKESR, encoded by the coding sequence ATGCTTAACTTTCTCAGCCGACTTGATGCTGGCTTTGCCCGGCTGTCGCGGTTGCTTCTCATATTCCTCTGTTTATTCCTTACCGGCCTGATGGCTACTGCTGTATTTCTGCGTTATGTGCTTGATCAGGCATTCCCCGCCATCGAGGAAATCAGCATCCTTACCGGCTTATGGCTGTATTTCATTTCTATGGTGTTGGTTACCCGCGAACGTGGTCATCTCACCGGCGGCATTATAGAACTGCTTAATCTCAGCCCTAAACAACGTACGTTCATCAAAGTATTTAATGATTTCATCGGCCTGGCTGTTATCTGCTTCTTTGGTTTCTATGCGGCTAAATATCTTTTGTTTGTGATGAAAATCAACCGTGCCAGCACCAACCTCAGCTGGCCAACCTCTCTCTGGGTTAGCGCCGCTGTCGCCGGGTTTGCCCTCATGACCGCATACAAAATGCGTGACCTGTTCAGTCATTCCAACACCTATAGCCAGTACGATAATAAATCCCTGCACTCACAGGATGCCGTTCTGAAGGAGAGTCGCTAA
- the dctP gene encoding TRAP transporter substrate-binding protein DctP: MLQNLSLKRCSSMNTVLKSGSLKALALAGAVSLATWGPAVQAEEDVILAHAMSQEHIFNPIADRFISSLEKQAPDEFNIRYHPGGDLGDWTSQFEQTIAGEIGMTMTFPATDFDPRLNISIMGMVAGNWDEATSIYGPGGSMVDTYSEIYAGLNMKLLAILPVDFGGIAIRKGIGKVPVNFPADGEGLKVRVPPMQTAIKRFEFLGFNPVPLPFSELYTALQLGSVDGRTFGPPSEIWQMRDVLETYVFSRDYFEQGAFLVNMDWWNDLNADQQQALQAAADDAGRWAWKEAESISEKLIADIKGYGINVVELDGPQQAKLRSIIQDNEWPWMEETVGKHLVDQVRTATANL; the protein is encoded by the coding sequence ATGCTGCAAAACCTTTCCCTGAAGCGCTGTTCATCAATGAACACTGTCCTAAAGAGCGGATCACTCAAAGCACTGGCACTCGCAGGTGCGGTTTCTCTGGCAACCTGGGGCCCTGCTGTTCAAGCTGAAGAAGATGTGATTCTGGCCCATGCAATGTCACAGGAACATATCTTTAACCCGATCGCCGATCGCTTTATTTCATCTTTGGAAAAACAGGCACCGGATGAATTCAACATCCGTTACCACCCGGGTGGTGACTTGGGTGACTGGACTTCACAGTTCGAACAAACCATTGCCGGTGAGATCGGCATGACCATGACCTTCCCTGCGACAGATTTTGACCCTCGCCTGAATATTTCCATTATGGGTATGGTTGCCGGAAACTGGGATGAAGCAACCAGCATATACGGCCCAGGCGGCTCAATGGTAGACACTTATAGTGAGATCTATGCGGGTCTGAACATGAAGCTGCTGGCGATTCTGCCGGTTGATTTTGGCGGCATCGCCATTCGTAAAGGCATAGGTAAAGTACCGGTTAACTTCCCAGCAGACGGCGAAGGCCTGAAGGTACGGGTACCACCAATGCAAACTGCGATTAAGCGCTTCGAGTTCCTGGGCTTTAATCCGGTGCCGCTGCCATTCTCCGAGCTTTATACAGCCTTACAGCTGGGCAGTGTCGACGGCCGTACCTTTGGCCCACCGTCTGAAATCTGGCAGATGCGTGATGTACTGGAAACCTATGTATTTTCCCGCGACTACTTCGAGCAAGGTGCTTTTCTGGTCAACATGGACTGGTGGAATGATCTGAATGCAGATCAGCAGCAAGCCCTGCAAGCAGCGGCCGATGACGCTGGCCGCTGGGCATGGAAGGAAGCAGAGAGTATTAGCGAGAAGCTGATCGCAGATATCAAAGGTTATGGCATTAACGTTGTTGAACTGGACGGCCCGCAACAGGCTAAGTTACGCAGCATCATTCAGGATAATGAATGGCCATGGATGGAAGAAACAGTCGGTAAGCACCTGGTTGATCAGGTACGTACCGCAACAGCTAACCTGTAA
- a CDS encoding flavodoxin family protein translates to MKVAVVYFTHTDVTGALARALVESIKGAGPVEVLEHSISGSEIIEGRFRNQPLLDALNSCDAIVFGSPTYMGSVAAQFKAFADATSELWCEQRWAGKLAAGFTCGSALNGDQAATLQYMATLANQQGMLWLGLSSTGEQPAQNEEGDTETLGINRLGCQAGVVAQSADGTVDPRDLATAAYLGKRITEQLMRFKN, encoded by the coding sequence ATGAAAGTTGCTGTGGTGTATTTCACCCATACAGACGTTACCGGCGCTTTAGCCCGTGCACTGGTTGAAAGCATTAAAGGTGCAGGGCCGGTTGAGGTTTTAGAGCACAGCATAAGTGGCTCAGAAATTATCGAAGGGCGGTTTAGAAATCAGCCGTTACTGGATGCGCTGAACAGCTGTGATGCAATCGTTTTTGGCTCGCCTACTTATATGGGCAGTGTAGCGGCACAATTTAAAGCCTTTGCAGACGCTACCAGCGAACTCTGGTGCGAGCAGCGCTGGGCAGGCAAATTAGCAGCAGGCTTTACCTGTGGCAGTGCACTTAACGGTGATCAGGCAGCGACCTTGCAATATATGGCAACACTGGCGAACCAGCAGGGCATGCTGTGGCTTGGTTTATCCAGTACTGGAGAACAGCCGGCGCAAAATGAAGAGGGTGATACTGAAACGTTGGGTATTAACCGTTTAGGTTGCCAGGCGGGTGTTGTTGCGCAATCAGCTGATGGCACTGTTGATCCGCGAGATCTGGCGACTGCCGCGTATCTTGGTAAGCGGATTACAGAGCAGTTAATGCGTTTTAAAAACTGA
- a CDS encoding Coenzyme F420 hydrogenase/dehydrogenase, beta subunit C-terminal domain: MTNQNDRFYRIVEDGVCIGCGLCQSLTGEAKVRMTKSQSGELRPQILNPLSESDVDRVYATCPSTRAEGLPAPLIDEAPNHDPVWGPYHQLSLGWAGNPEIRHMGATGGVLTALASYLLASKKVAFILHVKASVTEPTFGEATLSFTEADVLEASGSRYGPTAPLIDINAALDRGEPFALIAKSCDLNAVRNLAHLDPRVNQLIRYWLTPVCGGYMPDTSMDRFLNEQEIQRSEVTALRYRGFGCPGPTTVHTADGKHKDVHYLDFWGEDESAWSLPFRCKICPDGIGDGADIAAADTWQGGSPDRLNSETDLGTNSLIIRTQAGMQLVTDAVNAGALVLGDDVDIEFMNTTQPHQVTKKKAAQARYNGLAAAGILVPETEGLRIQEIHQGNTSKFNYNQQQGAFERAERHKEPRPVSEG, from the coding sequence ATGACCAACCAGAATGATCGCTTTTATCGTATTGTCGAAGATGGTGTCTGTATTGGCTGCGGGCTTTGCCAGTCGCTTACAGGCGAAGCTAAAGTCCGGATGACCAAATCTCAGAGCGGTGAATTGCGCCCTCAGATTCTGAACCCGTTATCAGAGTCAGACGTCGATAGGGTTTATGCAACCTGCCCCAGCACCCGCGCTGAAGGGCTGCCAGCACCTCTTATTGATGAAGCACCCAATCATGATCCGGTCTGGGGGCCTTACCATCAACTATCACTCGGCTGGGCAGGCAACCCGGAAATACGCCATATGGGCGCTACCGGCGGTGTTTTAACTGCGCTGGCCAGCTATCTTCTGGCATCCAAAAAAGTTGCTTTTATCTTGCACGTAAAAGCCTCTGTCACTGAGCCAACCTTTGGTGAAGCAACCCTCAGCTTTACTGAAGCAGATGTATTGGAAGCATCCGGCTCCCGTTATGGCCCAACCGCACCACTGATTGATATCAATGCTGCATTAGACCGCGGCGAACCTTTTGCTCTGATCGCTAAATCCTGCGACCTGAATGCGGTAAGAAACCTTGCACACCTCGACCCACGGGTGAATCAGCTGATCCGTTACTGGCTAACGCCCGTCTGTGGCGGCTATATGCCAGACACATCTATGGACCGCTTTCTCAATGAACAAGAGATTCAACGCAGCGAAGTGACTGCATTACGTTACCGTGGCTTTGGCTGCCCAGGCCCCACCACTGTTCACACCGCTGATGGGAAACATAAAGACGTACATTATCTGGACTTTTGGGGTGAGGATGAAAGCGCCTGGTCGCTGCCCTTCCGTTGTAAAATTTGCCCGGACGGCATTGGCGACGGTGCAGATATTGCCGCAGCCGATACCTGGCAAGGCGGCAGTCCTGATCGCTTAAACTCAGAAACTGATTTAGGCACAAACTCGCTCATCATCCGTACTCAGGCAGGTATGCAGTTAGTGACAGACGCGGTTAATGCAGGTGCGCTGGTATTAGGCGACGATGTCGATATCGAATTCATGAACACAACCCAACCCCACCAGGTAACCAAAAAGAAAGCTGCACAGGCTCGCTATAACGGTTTGGCTGCTGCAGGTATTCTGGTACCGGAAACAGAGGGATTACGCATTCAGGAAATTCATCAGGGAAACACTTCTAAGTTCAACTACAATCAGCAACAAGGTGCTTTTGAACGTGCCGAACGGCACAAAGAGCCCCGCCCTGTGTCAGAGGGCTAA
- a CDS encoding PBPRA1643 family SWIM/SEC-C metal-binding motif protein yields MSKFFFKGTPDLMGNYGKSGYNPKPDVKAGSKAQPLAITVNNEARREEVEALLAEHDLVANIDVVADVAENIAELEAMINTPETQRFEAKPARNEPCLCGSGKKYKKCCG; encoded by the coding sequence GTGTCAAAGTTTTTCTTTAAAGGTACCCCGGATTTAATGGGGAATTACGGTAAAAGTGGATATAACCCCAAGCCTGATGTTAAGGCTGGCAGTAAAGCGCAGCCGCTTGCTATTACGGTTAATAATGAAGCCCGTCGCGAAGAGGTAGAAGCGTTGCTGGCTGAGCATGATTTAGTTGCGAATATCGACGTTGTGGCTGATGTTGCAGAGAATATTGCAGAGCTGGAAGCAATGATTAATACGCCGGAAACGCAGCGGTTTGAGGCAAAGCCTGCCCGTAACGAACCTTGTTTATGTGGTAGCGGTAAGAAGTATAAGAAGTGTTGTGGCTAA
- a CDS encoding class I SAM-dependent methyltransferase, whose amino-acid sequence MATLSDKKILQSWHKNVSPWTAAIQDKAIPSRILVTDQAITDTVASLQPETVLDIGCGEGWLARSLADRGMKVTGIDAVAGLIDKARRLSAVQIAYEQIAYEELSATRITDRYDLAVCNFSLLGKESVEHVLKTIPQLLNPGGHFVVQTLHPLISCGESAYEDSWREGSWAGFSDEFTDPAPWYFRTIESWTELFVSNGLSIQQLKEPVHPESGQPASLIIVSSVP is encoded by the coding sequence ATGGCAACATTGAGCGATAAAAAGATTCTCCAGTCATGGCATAAGAATGTGTCGCCATGGACGGCTGCAATTCAGGATAAAGCTATACCAAGCCGCATACTGGTTACCGATCAGGCTATTACAGACACAGTTGCGTCATTGCAGCCCGAAACCGTGCTGGACATCGGCTGTGGAGAAGGCTGGTTAGCACGGTCACTCGCCGATCGCGGTATGAAAGTTACAGGCATCGATGCAGTTGCCGGTTTGATTGATAAAGCTCGAAGGTTGAGCGCTGTACAAATAGCTTACGAGCAAATAGCGTACGAAGAGCTGTCGGCTACACGCATAACAGACCGTTATGATCTGGCCGTTTGTAACTTCTCGTTATTAGGTAAAGAGTCCGTAGAACACGTCTTGAAAACTATTCCCCAGCTGCTTAATCCCGGTGGCCATTTTGTCGTACAGACCTTACATCCGCTGATCAGCTGCGGCGAATCCGCTTATGAAGATAGCTGGCGGGAAGGTTCATGGGCAGGCTTTAGCGATGAGTTTACAGATCCGGCCCCCTGGTACTTTCGAACCATTGAATCCTGGACTGAACTCTTCGTCTCCAATGGTTTGAGTATTCAGCAGTTGAAAGAACCGGTTCACCCTGAATCCGGACAACCCGCGTCACTGATTATCGTTTCTTCCGTGCCATGA
- a CDS encoding DUF1801 domain-containing protein: MATDMNTEATDKFATYPDDVRVSLMAIREMIFAIAKAHNLSPVEESLKWGQPSYSVKGGSPVRIDWSAKAPDQYSVYFNCSTKLVATFKEVYGEELQFNGNRELVLNRHDALPVKPLQHCLEVALRYHSLKKLPLLGM, encoded by the coding sequence ATGGCTACTGATATGAATACAGAAGCGACAGATAAATTTGCGACTTATCCTGACGATGTCCGGGTCAGCCTGATGGCTATTCGTGAAATGATCTTTGCCATTGCCAAAGCCCATAACCTCAGCCCCGTTGAAGAATCACTTAAGTGGGGGCAGCCAAGCTATTCAGTAAAAGGCGGCAGTCCTGTTCGGATCGACTGGAGTGCAAAAGCGCCGGATCAGTACAGTGTATATTTCAACTGCAGCACTAAGCTGGTGGCTACATTCAAAGAAGTTTACGGTGAAGAACTGCAATTTAACGGCAACAGGGAGCTGGTCTTAAACAGGCATGATGCTTTGCCCGTTAAGCCTTTGCAGCATTGTCTCGAAGTTGCACTGCGGTATCACAGTTTGAAGAAGCTGCCTTTGTTGGGTATGTAA
- a CDS encoding alkaline phosphatase D family protein: MYFPRNPANVEQEHPKLGSLAIIGHMTAKTCKLWVRLYCSARWWLVVTEKPLEGDLDTLDGLDVDAFVAKQTTKPVYCKPKQIDETTDNTAIFSISGLEAGKKYYYAVIADKADADRIPRRTEIGHQGKKFFRALPANLSSVTFGYFSCHDPFSSVSNSEGAWPLYYQTMVNRNGLFSIGGGDQVYIDANDKEDMYSVWTWLADYKNAIIKEYSENGALKQQELIEYFVDIYRSYYRLYWNFPNLKKAFQRFPTYMVWDDHEIMDGWGSYSRAERKKLLNRLFQDDDEATNDQLIQLMFEAAKQVYFEYQHSHNPKTPVSLKPEDNEDCEWDYSFRMGNHEFYVLDMRGHHDYERHEEGTALLGEKQMTRFLHWLEQAAKRSSSLFIVSPVPVVHWGALVSSLDIGSVKDDLRDEWEHETNHKERNKLLDAVMGLSDQYGCPATILSGDVHSASVYQLENRDKYPKAKVFNATSSAISRKPAPAKAEMLIRSTGSISGYEGGYATRLYALSGQHNFLIVNTDDQDGTASVNVDLYWPAGDDGELTQKRIKLTGE; encoded by the coding sequence ATGTATTTCCCAAGGAATCCCGCCAATGTCGAACAGGAGCATCCTAAGCTCGGGTCGTTAGCAATCATCGGTCATATGACGGCCAAAACCTGCAAGCTCTGGGTCAGGTTGTATTGCAGTGCCCGCTGGTGGCTGGTGGTGACCGAGAAACCCCTTGAAGGTGATCTTGATACGCTGGACGGTCTGGATGTTGATGCTTTTGTGGCAAAACAAACAACTAAGCCTGTTTACTGCAAACCTAAGCAAATTGATGAGACTACTGATAACACCGCTATATTCAGCATCTCCGGGTTAGAAGCTGGCAAGAAGTACTATTACGCAGTGATTGCCGATAAAGCGGATGCTGACAGAATCCCCCGCCGGACCGAGATAGGCCATCAGGGTAAGAAGTTCTTCCGTGCCTTACCGGCCAACCTTTCATCAGTAACTTTTGGCTATTTCAGCTGCCATGATCCTTTCAGTTCAGTTAGCAATAGTGAAGGCGCATGGCCGCTGTATTACCAGACAATGGTAAACCGCAACGGTTTGTTCTCCATCGGTGGCGGTGATCAGGTATATATTGATGCGAACGATAAAGAAGACATGTATTCCGTATGGACCTGGCTGGCCGATTACAAGAACGCCATTATCAAAGAATACAGTGAAAACGGCGCTCTTAAGCAGCAAGAGCTGATTGAGTACTTCGTCGACATTTACCGCAGCTATTACCGCCTTTACTGGAACTTCCCTAATCTTAAGAAAGCTTTTCAGCGCTTCCCTACTTATATGGTCTGGGACGATCACGAGATCATGGACGGTTGGGGCTCGTACTCCAGAGCAGAGCGAAAGAAACTGCTTAACCGTCTGTTTCAGGATGACGACGAAGCCACCAATGATCAGTTGATTCAGCTAATGTTTGAAGCAGCTAAACAGGTCTATTTTGAGTATCAGCACAGCCATAATCCTAAAACACCTGTCTCGTTAAAGCCTGAAGACAACGAAGACTGTGAGTGGGATTACAGTTTCCGCATGGGAAATCACGAATTCTATGTGTTAGATATGCGCGGGCATCACGACTACGAGCGTCATGAAGAAGGCACTGCTCTACTCGGTGAAAAACAGATGACCAGGTTCCTCCACTGGCTTGAACAAGCCGCCAAACGTTCCAGCAGTCTGTTCATTGTATCCCCTGTACCTGTGGTTCACTGGGGTGCTCTGGTATCCAGCCTGGATATTGGTTCTGTCAAAGATGACCTGCGGGATGAATGGGAACATGAGACCAACCACAAAGAGCGCAATAAACTGCTGGATGCTGTGATGGGCTTGTCGGACCAGTATGGCTGCCCGGCTACAATTCTCAGTGGCGACGTTCATAGCGCCAGTGTGTATCAGCTGGAAAACCGTGATAAGTACCCTAAAGCTAAAGTGTTTAATGCTACATCCAGCGCTATATCCAGAAAGCCTGCGCCGGCTAAAGCAGAAATGCTCATTCGCAGTACCGGAAGCATATCCGGTTATGAAGGTGGCTATGCCACAAGGCTTTATGCCCTGTCTGGCCAGCACAACTTTTTGATTGTGAATACAGACGATCAGGATGGCACAGCCAGCGTTAACGTAGACCTGTACTGGCCCGCCGGTGATGACGGTGAACTGACACAGAAAAGAATCAAGCTGACAGGTGAGTGA
- a CDS encoding DUF3465 domain-containing protein, producing MNLQIGILKVWKEDKGFGFIAPGDGGSDVFVHIRDFGNIPRKPRVGDQIHFQPMKDNEGRLRAGDVQIEGISRSVSVTRSNRKKKPKSARRKESSRFVSTAISVVLLGFLAFFGYDALQGEFNRGSLETYEVTSTDALLKQAFQDRKSDLQVTGTGTVIRILQDDLQGSRHQKFIIRLNSSQTLLVAHNIDLAPRISSLQEGDAISFNGEYEWNERGGVVHWTHHDPAGRHEAGWLKHEGRAYQ from the coding sequence ATGAATCTCCAAATAGGGATTTTGAAAGTTTGGAAGGAAGACAAAGGGTTTGGCTTTATTGCACCTGGAGATGGTGGAAGCGATGTTTTCGTTCATATTCGCGATTTCGGCAACATTCCTCGCAAACCCAGAGTCGGTGATCAAATTCATTTCCAACCGATGAAAGATAACGAAGGGCGACTTCGTGCCGGTGATGTTCAGATTGAAGGTATCAGCCGATCAGTGTCTGTCACGCGGTCCAACAGAAAGAAAAAGCCAAAATCTGCTCGGCGGAAAGAAAGCAGTCGATTTGTATCGACTGCGATATCAGTAGTGCTTCTGGGTTTTCTTGCTTTTTTTGGTTATGACGCATTACAAGGTGAATTCAATAGAGGTTCACTTGAAACTTATGAAGTCACATCTACAGATGCTCTGTTAAAGCAGGCATTTCAGGATCGTAAAAGTGATCTGCAAGTTACTGGTACAGGCACAGTTATAAGAATTTTACAGGATGATCTTCAGGGTAGCAGGCATCAAAAATTCATTATCCGCTTGAACTCCAGCCAAACCTTACTGGTAGCTCACAATATCGACTTAGCCCCACGCATAAGTTCGCTTCAGGAGGGGGATGCGATTTCATTTAATGGTGAATATGAATGGAATGAGAGAGGTGGTGTAGTGCATTGGACTCACCATGATCCTGCTGGTCGGCACGAAGCTGGGTGGCTTAAGCATGAAGGGCGAGCTTATCAATGA